Genomic segment of Arachnia propionica:
CGACAAACCGATCGGGGACCACTTCAACCACACGGCGAAGATCAGCAGCAGCACTATCCCGAACCAGAAGGTGGGGATGGCTGCGAATACGTAGCAGACGGTGCTGATGACCCGGTCGAGGAAACGCCCCTGGTTCTTTCCCGCGACTATCCCGAGGCCGGCCCCCAGCAACCCGGAGGCCAGCCAAGCGATGAACAACAACATGGACGAGTTGACCAGTGCGTCCCCGATCACCGCTGTCACGGGCCTCTCGAAAACCAGCGAGGTTCCCAGGTCGCCGTGCAGGAGGTTCCACCACCACAGACCGAATTGCACGATGGTGGGCTGGTCCAGCCCCCACTTGCTGGCCAGGGCGGCCCTCTGCTCTGGGCTGGCGGTCAGTTCGCTGCCGAAGTAGGCGTCGACCGGGTTGAAACCGGAGACCTTCGCCAAGAAGAACGTGATGACGCTGACCGCGAAGATCAGGGAGGCCGCCTTGGCCAGCTGGGCCACCGCATAGCCCATCGGGGAGCTTTTCGTGAGGTCGCGTCGCGACTGCTCGGAACGGGTTGCGGCGGTCATTCAGGAGGCCTTGACGTCCCAGGTGTTCAGGTTGTTGATCACCTGGAGGAAGTGGTCGTGGGGATGAACCCGCTGGGTTCCGATGTCCAGCCCGTTGCGCACGAAGTAGTTGTGGTGGATGTAGCCGACCACCAGGTAGGGGTTGTCCCCGAGGATGCTGCCGCCATTGGTGCCGTCCCACAGGGCTGCATGCCAGAACTTGTTCGCGCTTTCCTGATCGGTGGCGGCCAGGGCCGCGTCGAGGTTGGCCTGCACCTGCTCGTTCGAATAGCAGGCGATGTTCGACCAACCCTTCTTGCGGGCCAGCGTTCCGGAAAGCATGTTGTACTCGTGGTAGGGGTTGAGACGCCCACCGCCCAGCACCACGGCGTCCTTGCGGTTGCGGTCCTGCATCGAGGTGAAGTCCGTGCCGTGGAGTTCCACGTCGATTCCGATCTGCGTCATCTGGGCCTTGAAGGCCTCCGCGATGGCCTGACGGCCGGAGTCGTTGGGCGGGTACATCAGGGTGAAGCTCGCCTTGGTGCCGTTCTTCTCGCGGATTCCGCCCTCGCTCTTCGCCCAGCCCGCCTGGTCCAGCATCGCTTCGGCTCCGGCGACGTCACCGTCCTTCAGGCTCGCCGTTTCCTGTTTGATGCCCCACGGGAAGGCATCGAAGATATCGAAGGCCACCTCACCGTAACCCAGCAGGCAGTCCTTCACGATTTGCTCCCGGTTCAGGGCGGTTGCCATCGCCTTTCGGATCACCGGGTCGCTGGTGACCGCATTGCCGACGCTCTGTCCCTCCACCTCGTAGGCCCCGGGGGTCTCGCACGGCAGGGAGATCACCCGGTAGCCGAAGGTGGGCAGGCTGGTCAGCGAGAAACCGGGGACCTGCTGGGAGGAGAGTGCCGGGTAGACGCAGGCGAGGTCGACCTGCCCCGACTGGGCCGCCGCGAGCGCCGCGTCGGATTCCATCAGCAACAAGGTGGCCTTGGCGAACTTCGCCTTGGTTCCGTGGTAGTTGTCGTTGCGTTCCAGGATCAGCTGCTGACCCTGGGTGTAGTGGCCGAATTTCCACGGACCCGAGCCGACCGGGTTGTCCCCGAAACCGTCGGAGTAGGTGCTCTTCGGGACGATGCCCAGCGTCGCCGCCGTGTACAGCAGGGTGGAGGAGGGAGCGGTGAGCCGGAGCTCCACGGTGTCGGTTCCGGTCGCCACGGCGGTGTCGAAGCCCGGCAGGCTGACCTTGGCGGCCTCCTTCGCCTGGTTGTAGGTGAAGGCGACGTCCTCGGCCGTCAGGGCGGTGCCATCGGTGAACTTGATGTCCGTGCGGATCTTGAAGGTCCACACCAGGCCGTCGGGGCTCACCTCGTAGCCGGTCGCCACGTCGTTGACGATCTGGTTCTTCTCATCCGCGGTCAAAAGAGGGCTGTTGAAGAGCAGCACCCCCGTCTCACCGAAGCCCTTGACCGGGTCGAATGGGGCCTTGACCGTGGACGGATCCATGGCGATCACGACTTCCTGGCGGTTCGTGAGCCGCTCGGGGAGCGGAACGCTCTCGGTTCCCGAGGGGCTGTTCTGCGACGAGCAGCCCGGCAGCGGGAAGATGGCGGTCAGCGCGGCAGCTCCTGACATTCCGGCCAGAACGGCTCGGCGGGTCGGTTTCGGGGTGGTTGGTTTGGGCATCCCTGTCAATCCTCCGGTTCTTGGGCATGGCACAACTGGCTCAGGACCCTGGCCCCGGAGCGGGGGGACCGTGCGCCCCAGCCCCGGAGTGGGGTGGGAGGCAAGGTCTCCTGGGCAGACTCCTCGGAAAGATCATAAACTTTTTACCAAGGGCCACCAAACCGGAAATGAGAATCGGGACCACCCAACTTCGGCCTGGCGGCCGGAGTTGGGTAGGGGTCAGGTCATCGTGAGGACCAGTTCGTCGTGGAGGAATCTGGCGCCGGTGACCTGGCGGCCGTGCAGCGAGTCCGGCATCGCGATCCGGCGATGCTCGTTCCGGTGCGTGAGCAGCAGGTCATCGCCGTCCTGGTGAAGGTCGAGTTCGGCCCGATCCGCGTGGGGCAGGCTGATGTGGAGCCGCAGGCAGCCGTCGCTGCGGGTGACGCGCAGGTAGTCGCCCCGGTAGTTGACCGCCGCCGGGTCGTCGTCGCCGTACATCGCCCGGGCCAGGTCTCTGAGGGCCCCCAGCCCGGCGATTTCCCGTTCCTGGAGTAGGAGACGGTGAATCGGCAGATGTGCGAAGCTCTCCTCGATCCGTTGGATGCCCGCCGCCTGCGCCTCGGCCCACGGCTCGAAGTAGTCACCGAGAGCCGAGGCGGGGTAGATGCGGTTGAGCACCACGGCGTCGACGACGAAGCCGTACATCGTCAGCCAGGTGTGGGCGCGCCGGGTCTCGGCGATGACCACGTGCTCCGGGGTGGCGACCAACCTGAGGGTGGTGACCTTCCCGTCGTGGAGCAGCTCGCCCAGCCGCTTGAGCCGGTCCAGCAACCCGAGCACGTCGTCGAAGAGACGATCCTCGGGCATCGGGATCCGGGTCAACCGCTCGAACGGCTTGCCGAGGATCCGCACCAGCGCCCGCTTCGTCGGCAGCGCGGTGCGGAACAACTGGTCGAGACGTTCCGGGTATTTCAGCAGCGACAGGGTTTCGCCGGTCGGTGCGCAGTCCACCACCAGGATGTCGTAGCTTCCGGAGGAGGCGTGGTCGAGGACCCGCAGCAGGCTGAACAACTCGCCCAGCCCGGGCAACAGCAGCGCCTCCTGGGTGGCGAGCGTAACCTCACCCTCCCGGACCATGAGACGCGCCAGGTAGTCGCGCAGACCCGCCCACGCCCGGTCGTTCTCCACCAGGGTGTCGACCTCCAGGGCATCCAAGCCCGGGGCGACGCGGGTCGGTTCGCTGGTCAGCGACAGACTCAGCGCATCACCCAGCGAATGTGCCGGGTCGGTGCTCATCACCAGGACCCGGTTCCCCTGATCCGCCAGGTGCAGGGCCGTGGCGGCGGCGACGGTGGTCTTGCCGACCCCGCCCTTTCCGGTGTACAGGATGATCCGCATGTTCACTCCTCGATGTTGATTCGTCTGGGTCCCGACGGACCGGTCGGTTCCTGAGCGGGCGCGGCCGGATCCTTGGACAGGCACTCGACGATCAGCGCCCGCCATTCGCGTTCGATGTTCCGGAGCCGTTTCCTGGGGGCGGGGGGGATCAGGCTCAGGGCTGCCTCGCGGAGATGACGACGGGCGTGCAGCAGATGACGAACGAATTCGCGGTTCATGACGGGACCTCCTGTGGGGTGGGGCGGAATCGGATGGTCAGGACGTCGTCGCGGAGTTTCGCGCCGGCTACGTCGTGGCCCAGCAGGGTGCTGGGCAAGGGGATGTTGCGCTGGAAGTTGCCGATGCGAACCGCGAGGTCGGTGGCGGTCAGTTTGAGGTCGATCTCCTCGGTGGTGGTTCCCGGCAGCGGGAGTTGGAGGTCGTAGCCGTCGTCGGCGTTGACATAGCGTTCGTGGGCCAGGGCCGGCATGACGTCGAAGGTGTGGGCGTTGATGGCGACCTCGGCCAGGCGGGCCACGTCGCTCTGGCTGACGAGATCCTTGCGGAACCGTGGCACCTCGGTGATCGGAAGATGAACGAATGACGAGCGGATCTCGGCCAGATGCTGCCGTTGATGCTCCACCCAGGTGCTGAAGAACGCACCCACCTCCCCGGCGGGGTACAGCCCGCTGACGAAGACGTGGTCGACGCTGTAGCCGAACAGGTTGAGGTAGAGGTAGCTGCGACGGGTCTCCTCGATCACCATCCGTTCCGGCAGGGTGACCAGGCGAACCGACGTGATGGAGGGATCCTTCAACAACGCCTGGATCTCCTGGAGACGCTGGAAGAGCCGTTCGATGTCGTTCATGGCGGCGGCGTTGGGCAGTTCGAGCCGCCACACCCCCCTTGCCACGGGGCGCAGCACCCTGACCGCGAGCTTCTGCACCGGGAAGATCCGTTCCATCCACCAGGTGAGCAGCTCCGGGAACTGGAGCAGAGACAGGGTCTCGCCGGTGGGGGCCATGTCCAGGATGATGCGGTCGTAGTCGCCGGTGTGGGCCAGCTGGTGGACCCGCAGCAGGAAGAACAGCGGGTCGAAGCCAGGGAGGTCCAGTACCTGGTCATCGTCGCTCCGGGCGATGAGGGTGGACAGGGCGGCGGTGATGTCGGCGAACTCCTCCTCGGCGACGCGCCCCGCATCCACCTCGGTGATCTCCAGGTTTGGGGCCACCTCGGTTGGTTCGGGAGCCGGGGGGAAGCCGAACAGGTCAGAGAGGTTGTGGGCGGCATCCATGCTCGCCAGGAGCGTGCGTTTTCCGCTCCCGGCCGAGGCGACGGCGTGGGCGGCCGCCAGCGATGTCTTGCCGACGCCTCCTTTCCCGGTCAGCAGGATCATTCGCTCCATGGCTACTCCTTCCGTTGAGGAATCATTCGAAAGTCGAACTAATTGACATGGTTCTGTCCGGTCGATGGTGGGGTTCAGTCGATGGGGATGCGTCGGGTGGCCCGAGGTCTGCGCTCCACCGGGTGTTCGGCCAACAGACCCGGGATGCGGTCGATGACCCGCAGCACCACCGCGGTCTCCTCTGGGGTCAGTTCCTCGAAGAGACGCCCGATCAGCGAGACGCTGTCCTTGATGCCCTGGGTGATAAGCCTGCTGCCTTTCTCGGTCAGGGAGATCAACACGATGCGCTTGTCGTCCGGGCTGTGCTGGCGTTCCACCAGGCCGCGCTGCTGCAGCCGGGAGACCACCCCCGTCGCAGTGTTGAGGGGGGCGTTCAAGTAGGCGGCGAGGTCGCCCATCCGCGAGGACCGCACGCGATGGAGGTGGAGCAGGGTCAGCACGTCATTCTTGGCCAGATCCCGGGCGAGGCCCTGCCAGGCGCCCGAGGGTAGGAAGGAACGGAATCGGTCCACATAGTCGAACAGCATGTCGTGCGGGTCCATGATTTCCCCCTCCCTGATGCTTCGGGCATCGAACTGTTTCCAAGGTTAGCAGGCGACTGGGTCACGGCCTTCGCCTGTCTTCCGTGGCTTACTCGCGCGTAGCATCGTGGACATCGCTCGGGTCTCGTCGAGATGTTTGGCGATTCTTTCCCGACTCGGTAAGATTGCTCTTCGGTCATGACGTGGTTGTGGTCGATCGGACGAAGGGAATGCATGCCATGAACTCCGTGCATCACCACCCGGACCGTCGTTCTCCCTACGTTTTCGACGTGCTGGAGTTGGGACGCCGTCCGGGAGCGATGAAGGAAATTCGGGTTGACGT
This window contains:
- a CDS encoding ABC transporter permease: MTAATRSEQSRRDLTKSSPMGYAVAQLAKAASLIFAVSVITFFLAKVSGFNPVDAYFGSELTASPEQRAALASKWGLDQPTIVQFGLWWWNLLHGDLGTSLVFERPVTAVIGDALVNSSMLLFIAWLASGLLGAGLGIVAGKNQGRFLDRVISTVCYVFAAIPTFWFGIVLLLIFAVWLKWSPIGLSAPIGKTLAEATLAERLNHLVLPAATLSLVGISTITMQTRTRLIEEQNSDYALFARSRGETSWQFVWRHGLRNSLMPFVTLQFGSISEIIGGSVLAESVFSYAGLGAVTVTAGTKGDLPLLIGITVISSAIVFLGNLCANLLYPLIDPRIKETWS
- a CDS encoding ABC transporter substrate-binding protein, whose translation is MPKPTTPKPTRRAVLAGMSGAAALTAIFPLPGCSSQNSPSGTESVPLPERLTNRQEVVIAMDPSTVKAPFDPVKGFGETGVLLFNSPLLTADEKNQIVNDVATGYEVSPDGLVWTFKIRTDIKFTDGTALTAEDVAFTYNQAKEAAKVSLPGFDTAVATGTDTVELRLTAPSSTLLYTAATLGIVPKSTYSDGFGDNPVGSGPWKFGHYTQGQQLILERNDNYHGTKAKFAKATLLLMESDAALAAAQSGQVDLACVYPALSSQQVPGFSLTSLPTFGYRVISLPCETPGAYEVEGQSVGNAVTSDPVIRKAMATALNREQIVKDCLLGYGEVAFDIFDAFPWGIKQETASLKDGDVAGAEAMLDQAGWAKSEGGIREKNGTKASFTLMYPPNDSGRQAIAEAFKAQMTQIGIDVELHGTDFTSMQDRNRKDAVVLGGGRLNPYHEYNMLSGTLARKKGWSNIACYSNEQVQANLDAALAATDQESANKFWHAALWDGTNGGSILGDNPYLVVGYIHHNYFVRNGLDIGTQRVHPHDHFLQVINNLNTWDVKAS
- a CDS encoding ArsA family ATPase, which produces MRIILYTGKGGVGKTTVAAATALHLADQGNRVLVMSTDPAHSLGDALSLSLTSEPTRVAPGLDALEVDTLVENDRAWAGLRDYLARLMVREGEVTLATQEALLLPGLGELFSLLRVLDHASSGSYDILVVDCAPTGETLSLLKYPERLDQLFRTALPTKRALVRILGKPFERLTRIPMPEDRLFDDVLGLLDRLKRLGELLHDGKVTTLRLVATPEHVVIAETRRAHTWLTMYGFVVDAVVLNRIYPASALGDYFEPWAEAQAAGIQRIEESFAHLPIHRLLLQEREIAGLGALRDLARAMYGDDDPAAVNYRGDYLRVTRSDGCLRLHISLPHADRAELDLHQDGDDLLLTHRNEHRRIAMPDSLHGRQVTGARFLHDELVLTMT
- a CDS encoding ArsA family ATPase: MERMILLTGKGGVGKTSLAAAHAVASAGSGKRTLLASMDAAHNLSDLFGFPPAPEPTEVAPNLEITEVDAGRVAEEEFADITAALSTLIARSDDDQVLDLPGFDPLFFLLRVHQLAHTGDYDRIILDMAPTGETLSLLQFPELLTWWMERIFPVQKLAVRVLRPVARGVWRLELPNAAAMNDIERLFQRLQEIQALLKDPSITSVRLVTLPERMVIEETRRSYLYLNLFGYSVDHVFVSGLYPAGEVGAFFSTWVEHQRQHLAEIRSSFVHLPITEVPRFRKDLVSQSDVARLAEVAINAHTFDVMPALAHERYVNADDGYDLQLPLPGTTTEEIDLKLTATDLAVRIGNFQRNIPLPSTLLGHDVAGAKLRDDVLTIRFRPTPQEVPS
- a CDS encoding MarR family winged helix-turn-helix transcriptional regulator; protein product: MDPHDMLFDYVDRFRSFLPSGAWQGLARDLAKNDVLTLLHLHRVRSSRMGDLAAYLNAPLNTATGVVSRLQQRGLVERQHSPDDKRIVLISLTEKGSRLITQGIKDSVSLIGRLFEELTPEETAVVLRVIDRIPGLLAEHPVERRPRATRRIPID